The window TCTGGGACGCCGAACTCGATCAGGACACCAGCGTCACGGTCGACGGTGATCTGGTGACTGCGCGTGGGCCGGGGTCCTCGACCGAAGCGGCCGAGACCCTGCTCGCCGAGATGGACGTGGAGTAGAACACGAGACGCCGAATCGACTCACCGGGTTCCTTCTGTCTCGTGAACTGAGTTCTCTGTCGGCGGTTGCGGTCGGCGCGCGCGACTTGACGCGTGCGAGGTCTTCGTGAGCCTGCGAACGAAGGCTCGGAAATCGAAGATTTCCGGTGGATGAGCATCGCAGTACGGCGCGCCCCTCGTGGGCGCGCCACTGTTTGAGAAGCGCAGTCAGTTGGGGAGGGTCGTGGCTCGTGCGATTGCGGTGCGGTGGCGGTTGCTGTGCGGTTGCGGTCGTCTCGTAGGTGCGCTAGATCGAGTAGCGGTGCTGGTGCGGTCGCGGATTGCGGTGCGGTCGCGGTTCCGTGTCCTACGACGAGTAGCGTTGTTGTTACGGTCGTCTCGTAGGTGAGCTAGATTGAGGAGCGTTGTTGTCGCGGTGTTGTTACGGTCGTCTCGTAGATGCGCTAGATCGAGGAGCTGTGTTGTCGTGGTCGCGTTCGAGTAGTCCACACATCTCAGACCGAGAACGATTCAGTCGTACTTACCGACCCCGACCGCAGTCCCGGCGTACAGTCGTCTCACTCGACTTTGAACACCGCTTCGTCGATACTCTCGCTCCGGCAATCGGGACACCGCGAGGGGTGGTTCACCGGGTCGTCGAAGTCCGCGAAGCCGCAGTCGGCACACTCCGGCGGGGCGACGAGGAACTGCTCGTCGGTCCCGTCGAGCGACCGGGCGACGTGCCGGAGGTGGTCGTAGACGGTCGAGCGCGGCACGGCGAGGTCCTCGGCGAGCGTGCTGGCGCTGGCCTGCTCCGCCCTCAGCGCGTCGGCGATACGCTGTCGGGTGGTTTCGTCTGCCTGTCGCATGGAATACGGTTGGTGGTGGGTGGGTATAGGTCTTCGGCGAGACGTGTCCGTCTGAGAGAACTCGGTCCGAGGAGTCGATGAGAACGTAGTGAACCCTGCTAGTGAGAACTCCGCGAACTCTGCCAGCAACAACGAGAGGTGAAAGCCCCCGCGCTCTCGGCCCTCCGGGACTCGTTGCGCGCTTCCCTCACGAGGGCGCGTCGC of the Salinirubrum litoreum genome contains:
- a CDS encoding transcriptional regulator is translated as MRQADETTRQRIADALRAEQASASTLAEDLAVPRSTVYDHLRHVARSLDGTDEQFLVAPPECADCGFADFDDPVNHPSRCPDCRSESIDEAVFKVE